The DNA window AACGATTCTCGATGATTTGCGCAGTGCTGCTGAAAATCACCATCTGACTTTTGGTCCCGATCCCGCGTCTCATAGTCGTTGCACGATCGGCGGAATGATCGGAAATAACTCTTGCGGCGTTCATTCGGTTTATTCGGGCAAAACGGAAGACAACGTGCATGAAATGGACGTTTTAACGTACCGCGGTTTGCGGCTGAGTGTGGGAAAGACGAGTGAGCAGGAGCTGCAGTCGATTATGAGTAAGGGGGGGCCGCGCGGCGAAATCTATTCAAAGCTGAAGGATTTGCGTGATCGTTACCAGGACTTGATCCGTGCTCGTTTTCCCAAAATTCCACGGCGTGTGTCCGGATACAATCTGACTCAGTTGCTGCCGGAAAAAGGATTTGATGTGGCCCGTGCGCTTGTCGGAACAGAGGGAACCTGCGTGACTGTGTTGCGCGCCCGGTTACATTTGGTGCACAGCCCTCCTTACCGGCGCCTGATTGTTCTTGGTTTTCGCGACATGGCAACGGCTGCGGATCACTTGATGGAAATTTTGTCTTACAAACCTCTTGCGGTGGAAGGCGTAGATGACGATTTGGTCGAATCCATGAAAAGGAAGAATCTTCATCCTGAAAATGTCGCTTTACTACCACCCGGAGGAGGATGGTTGCTTGTAGAATTTGGCGGAGAAACATCCGAGGAAGCTCTGGAACGCGCACAAATTGCGACCAAAGGACTGTCCCGAATTAGCGATGCGCCGCAAATAAAGCTTTGCAAAGATGATAACGAGGCGAGAATGATGTGGCGTGTTCGCGAATCCGCGCTTGGCGCAACCGCCTCTGCTCCAGGAGAAAAACTGAACTGGGAAGGATGGGAGGATTCGGCGGTTCCACCGGAGAAAATGGGACCTTATCTGCGTGAACTTCGCGCCCTTATGTCCCGCTACGATTATCACGGCGGGCTCTACGGGCATCTGGGAGATGGATGTGTTCACACAAGAATCGACTTCGATCTGCAGACGCCTCAAGGCATCCAGAAATTCCGGCAGTTCATGTCCGAAGCTGCCGATCTCGTTGTCTCCTTTGGGGGATCGCTTTCCGGCGAACACGGCGATGGTCAATCCCGCGCCGAATTGCTCCATAAAATGTTTGGTCATGAGCTGGTGGAAGCGTTCCGTGAATTCAAAAGAATCTGGGATCCCGATGCAAAAATGAATCCCGGAAAAGTAGTGGATCCATACCGGCTCGATGACAACCTAAAGATGGCGAGTTTTGTTTCTTCTCCGGTAAAAACGCATTTTCCATTCGCGGCCGACCGAAACTTTTCTAACACCACTCTTCGTTGTGTCGGTGTGGGGGAATGCCGGCAGTTGAATGTTGGAACCATGTGTCCAAGTTTTCAGGTAACCAGAGAAGAGATGCATTCGACGCGCGGGCGCGCTCGAATCCTTTTTGAGATGCTGAATGGAGAAACGGTCCGGGATGGTTGGAAATCGGAAGAGGTGAAAGAAGCGCTCAGCCTTTGCCTGTCTTGCAAGGCTTGCCGTAGCGATTGCCCTGTTGGTGTCGACATGGCAACGTACAAAGCAGAATTTCTATCTCATTACTATGAAGGGCGAATCCGT is part of the bacterium genome and encodes:
- a CDS encoding FAD-binding protein is translated as MKNLENDLRAAIQGEVRFDPGTRAIYSTDASNYRQVPIGVVLPRTLEDVVKTHEIARTHSAPVLSRGGGTSLAGQCCNVAIVMDFSKYLNRVLNIDPVERIGDVEPGTILDDLRSAAENHHLTFGPDPASHSRCTIGGMIGNNSCGVHSVYSGKTEDNVHEMDVLTYRGLRLSVGKTSEQELQSIMSKGGPRGEIYSKLKDLRDRYQDLIRARFPKIPRRVSGYNLTQLLPEKGFDVARALVGTEGTCVTVLRARLHLVHSPPYRRLIVLGFRDMATAADHLMEILSYKPLAVEGVDDDLVESMKRKNLHPENVALLPPGGGWLLVEFGGETSEEALERAQIATKGLSRISDAPQIKLCKDDNEARMMWRVRESALGATASAPGEKLNWEGWEDSAVPPEKMGPYLRELRALMSRYDYHGGLYGHLGDGCVHTRIDFDLQTPQGIQKFRQFMSEAADLVVSFGGSLSGEHGDGQSRAELLHKMFGHELVEAFREFKRIWDPDAKMNPGKVVDPYRLDDNLKMASFVSSPVKTHFPFAADRNFSNTTLRCVGVGECRQLNVGTMCPSFQVTREEMHSTRGRARILFEMLNGETVRDGWKSEEVKEALSLCLSCKACRSDCPVGVDMATYKAEFLSHYYEGRIRPASAYAMGLIFWWSRLGALLPTITNFFSQTDPFARWMKALIGVAPERKIPSFAKQTFRQWFKSHKPPLKTSGSRILLWIDTFHNFYYPEIAQASVEALESIGFEVVIPSRILCCGRPLYEYGMLDCAKKVLTRTVSAVSNEFGDDIPMVGLEPGCLSVFRDEIINLFPGNEDAEKLRARTFLLSEFLHSQNVELPTLNRKAIVHLHCHQRSVAGIKTEEAILKKLGLDFQILDSGCCGMAGSFGFEKDHYDVSIRCAERVLAPAVREAHEDTLVLTNGFSCREQLLQRTGKRPLHLGEVIKMAFKKNV